Within Streptomyces albofaciens JCM 4342, the genomic segment AGTCGGGGAACAGTCGGAGGACAGAAACCGCGCCGAAGTGGTGCCTGTCGCGCTCCCGTTCCGGTCATCCGGCGCCTTGGATGCGCAGCGCCAGCGCCGGGCAGCGGCGCACCGCGAGCTGCGCGCGGCGGCGCATCCGGGCGGGCAGCGGCATGGTGGCGCGCTCCGGGTAGCCGTCGGCGCCTAGCCGGACCATGCCGGGTACGAGGTCGGCGCACAGGCCGTGGCCCTGGCACAGCGTCCAGTCCACGAGCAGCCGCTGATCGGGCGCGGGGGACCGGGGCGCCGGGGACCGGGGAGCGGGCGTCGCCGCGTGGCCACCGGCGTGCCGCCCACCGCCGGTTCCGGGCGGGCCACCGCCGTCCGCCTCCTCGCCGGTCACCGGCAGTACGCCGAGCACCGGACGGCCGCACCCGGCACCGCGCGCGTGCCCGGCGAACTCCTCGGGGAAGGCGGCCAGTGCCGAGGCGACGAAGCGGGCGGTGCCGTCGGGATGGCTGCACGCACCGCGCCGTTCCACGGCCCGCATCCGGGCCCGTACGGCATCCAGCGCGCGCTGTCCGCCGCCGCTCACCGCCTGGCCAAGAGCATCGGCAAGCGCGGGCAGGCCCAGCACGCAAGGCCCGCACTGCCCGGCGGACTCGGCCGCCATCCAGCGCGCGACCCGTACGGTCTCGCCCGCCGGGCAGGTCACCTCCGGCAGCGGCAGAACCGCGCCCGCCCCGAGCACCGCGCCGTATGCGGCCAGGGCCTCGCGGGTGAGGACGGCTGTGGCGGCGGCGGACGGCGGCAGCCAGGTGCCGTGGTAGCCGCCGATGAGCACGCCCCGGCCGGGGGAGAGCCCGCACAGGGCCAGTACGCGGGCGAGCGGCACCCCGGTCGGCGCTTCCACGACCCGCTCCCCGGCCACGGTCAGCAGGACGGTGCCGGGCTCGGCGGGGTCGCCGGTGTTGCGGTAACCGAGGGCGCCGAGCCGGGCGGCGACGGCGAGCTGGGCGTACGTCTCGGTGTTGGACAGCAGGGTCGGCAGGCCGTTCAGGCCGCGCTCGCTGGAGCGGACCTTGCGGCCCGAGGGCAGGCCGGGGCCCCGGCTGAGGCCGTCGGTGAGCGCGGTGCCCTCGCCGGTGACGAAGCGTTCCGTCAGCAGCTGTGCCCGCACCGGCGTGGACAGCGGACCGCGTTCGGCGATCGCCCGGCGC encodes:
- a CDS encoding NADH-quinone oxidoreductase subunit NuoF family protein encodes the protein MTYRHVLPAAGRTPAVPTLATLGPPRLLAGLDGTERLDRVAHLARHGSPPDLSASELVALAEDTGLRGRGGAGFPFARKLSAVLEARRRADGRAAVVVNGSEGEPGCLKDTALLLYAPHLVLDGALLAARALGAEEVAVGVTRADVARSVRRAIAERGPLSTPVRAQLLTERFVTGEGTALTDGLSRGPGLPSGRKVRSSERGLNGLPTLLSNTETYAQLAVAARLGALGYRNTGDPAEPGTVLLTVAGERVVEAPTGVPLARVLALCGLSPGRGVLIGGYHGTWLPPSAAATAVLTREALAAYGAVLGAGAVLPLPEVTCPAGETVRVARWMAAESAGQCGPCVLGLPALADALGQAVSGGGQRALDAVRARMRAVERRGACSHPDGTARFVASALAAFPEEFAGHARGAGCGRPVLGVLPVTGEEADGGGPPGTGGGRHAGGHAATPAPRSPAPRSPAPDQRLLVDWTLCQGHGLCADLVPGMVRLGADGYPERATMPLPARMRRRAQLAVRRCPALALRIQGAG